The following proteins come from a genomic window of Iamia sp. SCSIO 61187:
- a CDS encoding MerR family transcriptional regulator → MSTLTIGQVAERTGFSTSSLRYYEGIGLVPPAARTAAGYRLYDEATVDRLAFIARAKQLGCTLEEITDLVSVWDGDRCGPVQRRFHELVTAKIAETEQRLQELTRFAGQLQAAATQLGAEPIDGPCDDGCACMAPLPHDRSAPVELGPKPPREDVPIACSLSAEGVHEREREWSGLLAHVERRSPAPGGGVRLAFDAATPLPDLLRLVAAEQDCCRFFSFTVGIDADGTTLDVRAPVEAEPLVTALFGAAA, encoded by the coding sequence ATGAGCACGCTGACCATCGGGCAGGTCGCCGAGCGGACGGGGTTCTCGACCTCGTCGCTCCGCTACTACGAGGGCATCGGCCTGGTCCCTCCGGCCGCGCGCACGGCGGCGGGGTACCGCCTCTACGACGAGGCCACCGTGGACCGCCTGGCGTTCATCGCCCGGGCCAAGCAGCTCGGGTGCACGCTGGAGGAGATCACCGACCTGGTGTCGGTGTGGGACGGCGACCGGTGCGGTCCCGTCCAGCGCCGGTTCCACGAGCTGGTCACGGCGAAGATCGCCGAGACCGAGCAGCGGCTGCAGGAGCTGACCCGGTTCGCCGGCCAGCTCCAGGCGGCCGCCACGCAGCTGGGCGCCGAGCCCATCGACGGGCCGTGCGACGACGGCTGCGCGTGCATGGCGCCGCTCCCCCACGACCGCTCCGCGCCCGTCGAGCTGGGGCCGAAGCCACCTCGCGAGGACGTCCCGATCGCCTGCAGCCTCTCGGCCGAGGGGGTGCACGAGCGCGAGCGGGAGTGGAGCGGGCTGCTCGCCCACGTCGAGCGCCGCTCGCCGGCGCCCGGCGGCGGGGTGCGGCTCGCCTTCGACGCGGCCACGCCGCTGCCGGACCTCCTCCGCCTGGTGGCCGCCGAGCAGGACTGCTGCCGCTTCTTCTCCTTCACCGTCGGCATCGACGCCGACGGCACCACCCTCGACGTGCGGGCCCCCGTCGAAGCCGAGCCCCTGGTCACCGCCCTGTTCGGCGCCGCCGCCTGA
- a CDS encoding MMPL family transporter gives MKLRRLVTWSYRRRRRVVVLWIAAIVAASVLAGAAGGETEQDMTVPGSDSAEAVELLRERFPEFAGGTVDVAYTDPAGVTDPATTARVGALADDIAGVDHVVAAEPGPLSPDGTTGLLKVRFDQDSMELPAESIEEVIDRAGAAEGDGLRIELGGYPVEKVEQGEAGSESVGLMAALVILLVAFGSVLAAGLPLVVAGFGLGLGLAGVRLATNLVEVPDFGVMLATMIGIGVGIDYALFIVTRYRSALAEGREPSDAVELAGTTAGRAVVFAGSTVVVSIFGLVLVGRSYLWGVALSTSLVVLAVVLASVTVLPALLGFAGTNIDRLRVPRVRPAAEGRRTLSWRWSRVMQRRPLVAGLGALVVLLVLAAPATDMRFGMPDAGNGSTELTSRRAYDLISEGFGRGANGPLLVAADLSDAGDEAAASAAVEAVAADLAATEGVATIVPPVVNGSGDAAVISVVPATGPQDEATQDLVHTLRDDVIPDSVAGTGVEVAVGGTTAAFIDDSEQTAGRLPLLIGGVVVLSFVLLMSVFRSIPVALKAAVMNILSIGAAYGVMTLAADGGWFGGLVGIDDATPVPAWLPMMMFAILFGLSMDYEVFLLSRIREEHLRTGDDRRAVADGLASTARVITAAAAIMVTVFGAFVMEDVVFLKLAGIGLATAVLVDATVVRMVLVPATMELLGDRNWWLPRWLDRLLPAIDVEGGTSAPPPDPAPPAGAVATDDADPTRVPVG, from the coding sequence GTGAAGCTGCGCCGCCTCGTCACCTGGAGCTACCGGCGACGCCGGCGCGTCGTCGTGCTGTGGATCGCCGCCATCGTCGCCGCCTCGGTGCTGGCCGGTGCGGCCGGCGGCGAGACCGAGCAGGACATGACGGTCCCCGGGAGCGACTCGGCCGAGGCGGTCGAGCTGCTGCGGGAGCGGTTCCCGGAGTTCGCCGGGGGCACCGTCGACGTCGCCTACACCGACCCGGCCGGGGTCACCGACCCCGCCACCACCGCCCGGGTCGGCGCCCTCGCCGACGACATCGCCGGCGTCGACCACGTCGTCGCCGCCGAGCCCGGCCCCCTCTCCCCGGACGGGACGACCGGACTGCTGAAGGTCCGCTTCGACCAGGACTCCATGGAGCTGCCGGCCGAGTCGATCGAGGAGGTGATCGACCGGGCCGGCGCGGCCGAGGGCGACGGCCTGCGGATCGAGCTCGGCGGCTACCCCGTCGAGAAGGTCGAGCAGGGAGAGGCCGGCTCCGAGTCGGTCGGGCTGATGGCGGCCCTCGTCATCTTGCTCGTGGCCTTCGGCTCGGTGCTCGCCGCCGGCCTGCCGCTCGTCGTGGCCGGGTTCGGCCTCGGGCTGGGCCTGGCGGGCGTCCGCCTCGCGACCAACCTCGTCGAGGTCCCCGACTTCGGGGTGATGCTCGCCACCATGATCGGCATCGGCGTGGGCATCGACTACGCCCTGTTCATCGTCACGCGCTACCGGAGTGCCCTGGCCGAGGGCCGCGAGCCCTCGGACGCGGTGGAGCTGGCGGGCACGACGGCCGGTCGGGCGGTCGTGTTCGCCGGGTCGACCGTGGTGGTGTCGATCTTCGGGCTCGTGCTGGTCGGCCGCAGCTACCTCTGGGGCGTGGCCCTGTCCACCTCGCTCGTCGTCCTGGCCGTCGTGCTGGCCTCGGTCACCGTGCTGCCCGCGCTCCTGGGCTTCGCGGGGACGAACATCGACCGCCTGCGGGTCCCGCGGGTCCGCCCCGCGGCCGAGGGCCGACGCACCCTGTCGTGGCGCTGGAGCCGCGTCATGCAGCGGCGGCCCCTCGTCGCCGGGCTCGGGGCGCTGGTCGTCCTGCTCGTCCTGGCCGCCCCGGCCACCGACATGCGCTTCGGGATGCCCGACGCCGGGAACGGCTCGACCGAGCTGACCAGCCGTCGGGCCTACGACCTGATCAGCGAGGGCTTCGGGCGCGGCGCCAACGGGCCCCTGCTCGTGGCGGCCGACCTCTCCGACGCCGGCGACGAGGCGGCCGCCTCCGCCGCCGTCGAGGCCGTGGCCGCTGACCTGGCCGCCACCGAGGGCGTGGCGACCATCGTCCCGCCGGTGGTCAACGGCAGCGGCGACGCCGCCGTCATCTCCGTCGTGCCCGCGACCGGACCCCAGGACGAGGCCACCCAGGACCTGGTGCACACCCTGCGCGACGACGTCATCCCCGACTCCGTGGCCGGCACCGGGGTCGAGGTGGCGGTGGGCGGCACGACCGCGGCGTTCATCGACGACAGCGAGCAGACCGCCGGCCGGCTGCCGCTCCTGATCGGCGGCGTGGTCGTGCTGTCGTTCGTCTTGCTGATGTCGGTCTTCCGCTCGATCCCCGTCGCGCTCAAGGCGGCGGTCATGAACATCTTGTCGATCGGCGCCGCCTACGGCGTGATGACGCTGGCCGCCGACGGCGGCTGGTTCGGCGGGCTCGTCGGCATCGACGACGCCACGCCCGTCCCCGCGTGGCTGCCGATGATGATGTTCGCCATCTTGTTCGGCCTGTCGATGGACTACGAGGTGTTCCTGCTGTCCCGCATCCGGGAGGAGCACCTCCGCACCGGCGACGACCGGCGGGCCGTCGCCGACGGCCTGGCCAGCACGGCCCGGGTGATCACCGCCGCCGCCGCCATCATGGTCACCGTCTTCGGCGCCTTCGTGATGGAGGACGTGGTGTTCCTCAAGCTGGCCGGCATCGGTCTGGCGACCGCCGTCCTGGTCGACGCCACCGTGGTCCGCATGGTCCTGGTGCCGGCCACCATGGAGCTGCTCGGGGACCGCAACTGGTGGCTGCCCCGGTGGCTGGACCGGCTGCTGCCGGCCATCGACGTCGAGGGCGGGACCAGCGCCCCTCCCCCGGACCCGGCCCCACCGGCCGGCGCCGTCGCCACCGACGACGCCGACCCCACCCGGGTCCCCGTCGGCTGA
- a CDS encoding DUF6223 family protein, giving the protein MDINDTSTFQPVVADVLAISGGRAGSVVATVVALAGAVVGGVAVVRSIGRRGPDRGPGDRIGSGLAAVVLGLSGAVLGVVLAATADGDVGSGNGRGGAFVAVVLGLIGVALGGVARTRTRGVA; this is encoded by the coding sequence ATGGACATCAACGACACATCAACGTTCCAACCGGTCGTCGCCGACGTGCTCGCCATCAGCGGGGGCAGAGCCGGGTCCGTGGTGGCGACGGTGGTCGCCCTGGCCGGCGCCGTCGTCGGCGGCGTGGCCGTCGTCCGCTCCATCGGCCGCCGCGGCCCCGACCGAGGCCCCGGAGATCGCATCGGCTCGGGCCTCGCCGCCGTGGTGCTCGGCCTCTCGGGCGCCGTCCTCGGCGTCGTCCTGGCGGCCACCGCCGACGGTGACGTCGGCAGCGGCAACGGCCGCGGCGGCGCCTTCGTGGCCGTGGTGCTGGGGCTGATCGGCGTCGCCCTCGGCGGCGTGGCCCGGACCCGCACCCGGGGGGTGGCGTGA
- a CDS encoding response regulator transcription factor, whose amino-acid sequence MAKSVLLVDDEAKIVEVVGDYLRGAGFVVSTASDGERAVAAARARPPDLVVLDLGLPGLDGLDVARELRRSSSVPIIMLTARGEEADRVLGLELGADDYVVKPFSPRELLARVRAVLRRTDEGGASERERFAVGDVVVDCGRRQVTVADRAVDLTATEFDLLAELARQPGRVLSRSQLLGAIHGVAVPSYERTVDVHVKNLRRKIEPDPHRPRYLLTVHRVGYRFADG is encoded by the coding sequence GTGGCCAAGAGCGTGCTCCTGGTGGACGACGAGGCCAAGATCGTCGAGGTCGTCGGGGACTACCTGCGCGGGGCCGGGTTCGTCGTCAGCACGGCCTCCGACGGCGAGCGGGCGGTCGCCGCCGCCCGGGCCCGGCCGCCGGACCTCGTGGTCCTGGACCTGGGGCTGCCCGGCCTCGACGGCCTGGACGTCGCCCGCGAGCTGCGCCGCTCCTCGTCGGTGCCGATCATCATGCTCACGGCGCGAGGCGAGGAGGCCGACCGGGTGCTCGGGTTGGAGCTGGGCGCCGACGACTACGTGGTCAAGCCGTTCAGCCCCCGCGAGCTGTTGGCCCGGGTGCGGGCCGTCCTGCGTCGCACCGACGAGGGCGGGGCGAGCGAGCGGGAGCGGTTCGCGGTCGGCGACGTGGTGGTGGACTGCGGCCGACGCCAGGTCACCGTGGCCGACCGCGCCGTCGACCTGACGGCCACCGAGTTCGACCTGCTGGCGGAGCTGGCCCGCCAGCCCGGGCGCGTCCTCAGCCGCAGCCAGCTGCTCGGCGCCATCCACGGCGTGGCCGTCCCGTCCTACGAGCGCACCGTCGACGTCCACGTCAAGAACCTCCGCCGCAAGATCGAACCCGACCCCCACCGGCCCCGCTACCTGCTGACCGTGCACCGCGTCGGCTACCGCTTCGCCGATGGCTGA
- a CDS encoding cell wall metabolism sensor histidine kinase WalK, whose product MADRPVERPPAPPVEGRPNPARPGSSGEAQRFRRRLRWGAVLLVLAWTVLAALITGMASGYWGTLGLPADAEHEDQPRGLIVIGAATLLAAVATTVTYRRVSGPVGDLLLAADQVTTGAYGTVDVDVRGPRELRLLTATFNEMAARLAADEEHRRRFLADITHELRNPLAVLQSEIEAQLDGVHPRDDHHLLSLLDETRRLGHLVDDLHTLALAETGRLALQQEVVALGGLVDEVVGRHEAHARQRAVALRASVAPGLPKAWADPARIRQVLDNLLANAIRHTPAGGEVVIEVSAGDGPAPGPPAAVRFRVTDAGPGFRDDQLGQVFERFKRAGDSSGSGLGLSIARDLVRAHGGTIEAGNDPTTGGASVSFTLPT is encoded by the coding sequence ATGGCTGATCGACCCGTCGAGCGGCCCCCGGCCCCGCCGGTCGAGGGGCGACCGAACCCGGCCCGCCCCGGGTCGTCCGGCGAGGCGCAGCGGTTCCGGCGCCGGCTGAGGTGGGGCGCGGTGCTCCTCGTGCTGGCGTGGACGGTCCTCGCCGCCCTCATCACCGGGATGGCGAGCGGGTACTGGGGGACGCTCGGTCTGCCGGCCGACGCCGAGCACGAGGACCAGCCGCGCGGCCTGATCGTCATCGGCGCCGCGACCCTCCTCGCCGCGGTGGCCACGACCGTGACCTACCGGCGGGTGAGCGGGCCGGTGGGCGATCTCCTCCTCGCCGCCGACCAGGTGACGACGGGTGCGTACGGGACGGTCGACGTCGACGTCCGCGGACCCCGCGAGCTGCGGCTCCTCACCGCCACGTTCAACGAGATGGCGGCCCGCCTGGCCGCCGACGAGGAGCACCGGCGGCGCTTCCTGGCCGACATCACCCACGAGCTGCGGAACCCGCTGGCCGTGCTGCAGAGCGAGATCGAGGCCCAGCTCGACGGCGTCCACCCCCGCGACGACCACCACCTCCTCTCGCTCCTCGACGAGACCCGCCGGCTCGGGCACCTGGTCGACGACCTGCACACCCTGGCCCTGGCCGAGACCGGGCGCCTGGCCCTCCAGCAGGAGGTGGTGGCCCTGGGCGGGCTGGTCGACGAGGTCGTGGGGCGCCACGAGGCCCACGCCCGGCAGCGGGCCGTGGCCCTGCGGGCCTCGGTCGCCCCCGGTCTGCCCAAGGCGTGGGCCGACCCGGCCCGGATCCGCCAGGTCCTCGACAACCTGCTCGCCAACGCCATCCGCCACACACCGGCCGGGGGCGAGGTGGTCATCGAGGTGTCGGCCGGGGACGGACCCGCACCCGGGCCGCCGGCGGCGGTGCGGTTCCGGGTGACCGACGCCGGCCCGGGGTTCCGCGACGACCAGCTGGGCCAGGTCTTCGAGCGGTTCAAGCGGGCCGGCGACTCCAGCGGCAGCGGTCTGGGCCTCTCCATCGCCCGCGACCTGGTCCGCGCCCACGGCGGCACCATCGAGGCCGGCAACGACCCGACCACCGGCGGCGCGTCGGTCTCCTTCACCCTCCCGACCTGA
- a CDS encoding PGPGW domain-containing protein, translated as MAVTVGGGAVVAAGVVMLVVPGPGLVTIAVGLSVLGREHAWAARLEQRVRARVVAAARQVRRSAVGAGRPEAPAERERHDEAA; from the coding sequence GTGGCCGTCACCGTGGGCGGCGGGGCCGTGGTGGCGGCCGGGGTGGTCATGCTGGTCGTCCCCGGACCGGGGCTGGTGACCATCGCCGTCGGCCTCTCGGTCCTCGGTCGGGAGCACGCGTGGGCCGCCCGGCTCGAGCAGCGGGTCCGGGCCCGGGTGGTCGCCGCCGCCCGCCAGGTGCGGCGCTCCGCGGTCGGCGCCGGGCGCCCCGAGGCGCCCGCCGAGCGCGAGCGGCACGACGAGGCCGCCTGA
- a CDS encoding MMPL family transporter gives MERRRSALRRLARLCHRRRRLVLLAWIAALVALSGAAGALGGTFEDEFSLPGSESQEAVEVLEDGGFPTRAGFQGQLVVAADDGIDRPDLEREVTALLDRVVAEVPDAAVTSPYSPEGAYQVSADGTVAFAEIALADRDDDAYDEAVDTITALVEGAEVPGAQLELGGDRFVEPAEGGSEAIGFLAAVVILLLAFGSLLAMGLPLVTALFGIGTGVAVVTLLANVVTMPSFTLQLVMMLAIGVGIDYALFIVTRYRQALADGHDPATAVEIAIDTAGRAVLFAGTTVVVSVLGLLVVGLDINRALGIAAAAGVATTMLASVTLLPALLGFVGAGIDRFGLPHRARAGNEASGLGHRWSRTVQRHPAAAALVGFVVLAVLAVPALSMRLGFGDAGNRPTTDTTRRAYDLLAEGFGPGANSPLLLVASMPDDATLEPVVDEVRRTEGVAGATPPIPNADGDVALVQVFPDSAPQDEATTELVHRLRDDVLPAATAGTGVEVRVGGAQAAVVDYSDFGASRLPVFIVVVLAVSFVILMAVFRSVLVPLKAVIMNLLSIGAAYGVVVAVFQWGWGASLIGIGRAGPVEAWAPMMLFAIVFGLSMDYEVFLLSRIREEYDRTGDNATAVATGLAHTARVITAAAAIMVVVFAGFVLSGERSLQLFGLGLATAVLVDATLVRLVLVPATMELLGDRNWWLPRWLDRTLPAVHIEGEAS, from the coding sequence ATGGAACGACGCCGCTCGGCCCTCCGCCGCCTCGCCCGCCTCTGCCACCGACGACGGCGCCTGGTGCTGCTCGCCTGGATCGCCGCCCTCGTCGCCCTGTCGGGCGCAGCCGGCGCCCTGGGCGGCACCTTCGAGGACGAGTTCTCGCTGCCCGGCTCCGAGAGCCAGGAGGCGGTCGAGGTCCTGGAGGACGGCGGCTTCCCCACCCGCGCCGGGTTCCAGGGCCAGCTCGTCGTCGCCGCCGACGACGGGATCGACCGGCCCGACCTCGAGCGGGAGGTCACCGCCCTCCTCGACCGGGTGGTGGCCGAGGTCCCCGACGCCGCCGTCACCAGCCCCTACTCCCCCGAGGGTGCGTACCAGGTCAGCGCGGACGGCACCGTCGCCTTCGCCGAGATCGCCCTGGCCGACCGGGACGACGACGCCTACGACGAGGCCGTCGACACCATCACCGCCCTCGTCGAGGGCGCCGAGGTCCCGGGGGCGCAGCTGGAGCTCGGCGGCGACCGGTTCGTCGAGCCGGCCGAGGGCGGCAGCGAGGCCATCGGCTTCCTGGCCGCCGTGGTCATCCTGCTGCTCGCCTTCGGCTCCCTGCTGGCGATGGGCCTGCCGCTGGTGACGGCGCTGTTCGGCATCGGCACCGGCGTGGCCGTGGTGACCCTCCTGGCCAACGTGGTGACCATGCCCAGCTTCACCCTGCAGCTGGTGATGATGCTCGCCATCGGCGTGGGCATCGACTACGCCCTGTTCATCGTCACCCGGTACCGCCAGGCGCTGGCGGACGGGCACGACCCGGCGACGGCCGTGGAGATCGCCATCGACACCGCCGGGCGGGCGGTCCTCTTCGCCGGCACGACCGTGGTGGTGTCGGTGCTCGGCCTGCTCGTGGTCGGGCTCGACATCAACCGGGCCCTCGGGATCGCCGCCGCCGCCGGCGTCGCCACGACCATGCTGGCGTCGGTCACCCTCCTGCCCGCCCTCCTCGGCTTCGTGGGCGCCGGCATCGACCGGTTCGGGCTGCCGCACCGGGCCCGGGCCGGGAACGAGGCCTCCGGGCTGGGCCACCGGTGGAGCCGCACGGTGCAGCGCCACCCCGCGGCCGCCGCCCTCGTGGGCTTCGTCGTCCTCGCCGTGCTCGCCGTGCCCGCGCTGTCGATGCGGCTCGGGTTCGGCGACGCCGGCAACCGGCCGACGACCGACACCACCCGGCGGGCCTACGACCTCCTGGCCGAGGGGTTCGGGCCCGGGGCCAACAGCCCGCTGCTGCTCGTCGCCTCGATGCCGGACGACGCCACCCTCGAGCCCGTCGTCGACGAGGTGCGCCGGACCGAGGGCGTCGCCGGCGCGACCCCGCCGATCCCCAACGCCGACGGTGACGTCGCCCTCGTGCAGGTCTTCCCCGACAGCGCCCCCCAGGACGAGGCGACGACCGAGCTGGTCCACCGGCTGCGGGACGACGTCCTCCCGGCGGCGACGGCGGGCACCGGCGTCGAGGTCCGGGTGGGCGGCGCCCAGGCCGCGGTCGTCGACTACTCCGACTTCGGCGCCTCCCGCCTCCCCGTGTTCATCGTCGTGGTCCTGGCCGTCTCGTTCGTGATCTTGATGGCCGTCTTCCGCAGCGTGCTCGTCCCGCTCAAGGCGGTGATCATGAACCTGCTGTCGATCGGGGCCGCCTACGGGGTCGTGGTGGCCGTGTTCCAGTGGGGGTGGGGTGCCAGCCTCATCGGCATCGGTCGGGCCGGACCGGTCGAGGCGTGGGCTCCGATGATGCTCTTCGCCATCGTCTTCGGCCTGTCGATGGACTACGAGGTCTTCCTCCTGTCCCGCATCCGGGAGGAGTACGACCGGACCGGCGACAACGCGACCGCGGTGGCCACCGGGCTGGCCCACACGGCCCGGGTGATCACCGCCGCCGCCGCCATCATGGTCGTGGTCTTCGCCGGCTTCGTCCTGTCCGGCGAGCGATCGCTGCAGCTGTTCGGCCTCGGTCTGGCCACGGCGGTCCTGGTGGATGCCACCCTCGTGCGGCTCGTCCTCGTCCCGGCGACCATGGAGCTGCTCGGGGACCGGAACTGGTGGCTGCCGCGCTGGCTCGACCGCACCCTGCCGGCCGTCCACATCGAGGGGGAGGCGTCGTGA
- a CDS encoding response regulator transcription factor — protein MIAVAIADDQALVRAGFVSLLAAADDLAVVGEAADGREAIALAQRLRPDVMLMDIRMPTVDGIEATRAVVDDPALAGVRVIVLTTYELDAYVFEALRAGASGFLTKDVDPDVLRDAVRTVHAGQALLTPSVTRRVVDAFAASSPSAVDPTRLDVLSGRERDVLALVAEGLSNHEIAARLHLSPLTVKTHVSRCLQKLGARDRAQLVVAAFQGGLGP, from the coding sequence GTGATCGCCGTCGCCATCGCCGACGACCAGGCGCTCGTCCGGGCCGGGTTCGTGTCGCTCCTCGCCGCCGCCGACGACCTCGCCGTGGTGGGCGAGGCCGCCGACGGCCGCGAGGCCATCGCCCTGGCCCAGCGGCTGCGGCCCGACGTGATGCTGATGGACATCCGCATGCCCACCGTCGACGGCATCGAGGCCACCCGGGCCGTCGTCGACGACCCCGCCCTCGCCGGCGTCCGGGTGATCGTGCTCACCACCTACGAGCTCGACGCCTACGTCTTCGAGGCCCTGCGGGCCGGCGCCAGCGGCTTCCTCACCAAGGACGTCGACCCCGACGTGCTCCGGGACGCGGTGCGCACCGTCCACGCCGGTCAGGCGCTGCTGACGCCCTCGGTGACCCGCCGCGTCGTCGACGCCTTCGCCGCCTCGTCGCCGTCGGCCGTCGACCCGACCCGCCTCGACGTGCTGTCGGGGCGCGAGCGCGACGTCCTGGCCCTCGTCGCCGAGGGGTTGAGCAACCACGAGATCGCCGCCCGGCTGCACCTCAGCCCGCTCACGGTGAAGACCCACGTGAGCCGGTGCCTGCAGAAGCTCGGGGCCCGCGACCGGGCCCAGCTCGTCGTCGCCGCCTTCCAGGGCGGGCTCGGCCCCTGA
- a CDS encoding sensor histidine kinase produces the protein MVAVRGQDGGARLVDRIAFGAVVVLLGVVTLSSGDTDAATRDVDFGAVWLLALATGLAVLGRRLPATAALANLATTVAWHQVGYASAIITVPYLVSFYLLGLDGDRVKELLVGGLAVVGSAVAILAASDQPASSAASAVGWTLAALLLGELSHHRRMLLREYEERARRAEAETEREAGRRIAQTQLEIARDLHDVLAHTVAVMTVQASAGREALGRGEDASAAAALEAIRQAGREATGEVGALIAVLRDGSTGPALAPAPGLDRIPDLADGARSAGIDVTTEVDGGSLPEVVELTAYRVVQEGLTNVVRHAHARRAWVTVRRQSFELLVVVTDDGTPEEPGPSRATTGPARRGPRPRLSSGEAAATGFGLRGMRERVEALGGALAAGPVDGGGWHVEARLPVDGAQR, from the coding sequence ATGGTGGCGGTGCGCGGCCAGGACGGAGGGGCGCGGCTGGTCGACCGGATCGCCTTCGGCGCCGTGGTCGTCCTCCTGGGGGTGGTGACGCTCTCGTCCGGTGACACCGACGCGGCGACGCGCGACGTCGACTTCGGCGCCGTCTGGCTGCTCGCCCTGGCCACCGGTCTGGCGGTGCTGGGGCGACGGCTCCCGGCCACCGCGGCGCTGGCCAACCTGGCGACGACCGTCGCCTGGCACCAGGTCGGCTACGCCAGCGCCATCATCACCGTGCCCTACCTCGTCTCGTTCTACCTGCTCGGCCTGGACGGCGACCGGGTGAAGGAGCTCCTCGTCGGGGGTCTCGCCGTCGTCGGGTCCGCCGTCGCCATCCTGGCCGCGAGCGACCAGCCGGCCTCGTCGGCCGCCTCCGCCGTCGGGTGGACGCTCGCCGCCCTGCTCCTCGGCGAGCTGTCGCACCACCGCCGGATGCTGCTCCGGGAGTACGAGGAGCGGGCCCGCCGGGCCGAGGCCGAGACCGAGCGGGAGGCCGGACGGCGGATCGCCCAGACCCAGCTCGAGATCGCCCGGGACCTGCACGACGTCCTGGCCCACACCGTCGCCGTCATGACCGTCCAGGCCTCGGCCGGGCGCGAGGCCCTGGGCCGGGGCGAGGACGCCAGCGCCGCCGCCGCCCTCGAGGCCATCCGGCAGGCGGGTCGGGAGGCCACCGGCGAGGTCGGCGCCCTGATCGCCGTCCTGCGCGACGGCTCGACGGGCCCGGCGCTGGCGCCGGCCCCCGGCCTCGATCGCATCCCCGACCTGGCCGACGGGGCCCGCTCCGCCGGCATCGACGTCACGACCGAGGTCGACGGTGGCTCCCTGCCCGAGGTCGTGGAGCTGACCGCCTACCGGGTCGTGCAGGAGGGGCTCACCAACGTGGTCCGCCACGCCCACGCCCGGCGGGCGTGGGTCACGGTCCGCCGCCAGTCCTTCGAGCTGCTCGTCGTGGTGACCGACGACGGGACGCCCGAGGAGCCAGGCCCCTCGAGGGCCACGACGGGCCCGGCACGTCGTGGTCCTCGACCACGCCTGTCGAGCGGGGAGGCGGCGGCCACCGGCTTCGGGCTCCGGGGCATGCGGGAGCGGGTCGAGGCCCTCGGCGGAGCGCTCGCCGCCGGCCCGGTGGACGGCGGCGGCTGGCACGTCGAGGCCCGGCTCCCCGTGGACGGGGCGCAGCGGTGA
- a CDS encoding TetR/AcrR family transcriptional regulator: MARGVARGEDGRTARSQRTRDQAVDALLALLREGVANPTVAEVAERTGVTPRSIHANFTSIEALHRAAVDRATADVITRIRPIDVTAPLAARIDALCHQRAVIHEHLAPLRRAARAREATSPALAEARATALAAGRDQIRRVFAAELAPLGPAARRRAAAAVDAAAGDGAWELWRDGYGLSPAVARRTMAEAVGRLLDAS; the protein is encoded by the coding sequence ATGGCCCGGGGCGTGGCGCGCGGCGAGGACGGACGGACCGCTCGCTCCCAGCGCACGCGCGACCAGGCCGTCGATGCCCTCCTGGCCCTGCTCCGCGAGGGCGTGGCCAACCCGACGGTGGCCGAGGTGGCCGAGCGCACCGGCGTGACACCCCGGTCGATCCACGCCAACTTCACGTCGATCGAGGCGCTGCACCGCGCCGCCGTCGACCGGGCCACGGCCGACGTCATCACCCGGATCCGCCCCATCGACGTCACCGCTCCGCTCGCCGCCCGCATCGACGCGCTGTGCCACCAGCGCGCCGTCATCCACGAGCACCTGGCCCCGCTGCGCCGGGCCGCCCGGGCGCGGGAGGCGACGTCGCCGGCCCTGGCCGAGGCCCGCGCCACCGCCCTGGCCGCGGGGCGCGACCAGATCCGGCGCGTGTTCGCCGCCGAGCTGGCCCCGCTCGGTCCGGCGGCGCGCCGCCGCGCCGCGGCCGCGGTCGACGCCGCCGCCGGCGACGGGGCCTGGGAGCTGTGGCGCGACGGCTACGGCCTCTCCCCCGCCGTGGCCCGCCGGACCATGGCCGAGGCCGTGGGCCGCCTGCTCGACGCGAGCTGA